The sequence GTCCTCGCCCTGCCGTGACGACCTTCCACAAACGGCCCCGTGGAGGGCATCCGGGGCCGGCCACGGTTGGTCACCCTCACTATGACTGACGCTCGTAGCTCCGCGTGGGACGCTTACTCGCAGGCCAGGCCGCAGCGACAGCTCACCAACGCATACCTGCGGGAATCGTCCACGATCTTCGATGCGATCTACGGTGTCTTCGGCGCGGCCTGGTTCACCGACCCCGGCCTGTTGCTGCCCCTCATCCACTGCGGCCTCCAGCCGGGCGGCGTCTTCGCCTTCTCTCAGCGCCCTCCGGTACGGGCCGCCGCGTCCTATTGCCCCTGGTCTGGCCTGTCCTGGGGGGCGCTGGGCCGTTGGTCGGGTGGCCGGTCACGCCACAGCGCAGAAATGCAAAAGACCCCAGATGAACTGGGGTCTCAGCTGGTGTCCGAGGGGGGGACTTGAACTCTCGACTCGGGCACCAGCCCACAACCGATCTGACCTGGGGAAACGCCCGCTGACAGGCTCCATTTCGGCGGGGCGCTTCTCCTGTTCTTTCCTGCTGTTTCAGGCCCTCTCGGGCCCCTGTTGGTCACACGTTGGTCATGTGACCAACCCTCCTCCAAGGCGTCCGTCCCTGGTCAGGCTTCCCGGACGGCGCCACGGGGCTACGCCCAGTCTGCACGGTCGCGTACATGACCGCGTACCGGGGTGGGCTGGCGCGGTCGGGGACCCGTTTATGCAAGGACACGCATAGTCGCGTTCACGCATAGACGCGTAGCGCCACCCCCTCTACTGTCGTTGGCCAGGCGGCCCAAACGGGTCCAGAGCAAGGGGGTTTGGCATGTCCGAACGTTCGGCACTCACCCGCCTCACGGGCAACGGCAACGGCGAGTGCGGGGAGAAGGACTGCCCGAACGTGTACCGCACGGCCACGGGATCGTTCGTCGTGCAGGGCGACGTGTCCGACGCCTTCACCCCGCCCGCCGGGGAGGGGCTCGTGGAAATCCCGGAAGCGGTTCTCAGGGAGGCAATCCGTGCACTTGGATGGTGACGCGTGGAATGACTGCTTTGATTCCATGGAGCGTGAGGCGTGGCGGCTGGAGACGCTGCCCGTTTACACCATGCCCCAGGAAGCGGAGAGGCTGAAGCGCTTCCTCGCCGGGGAGAAGTCCCCGGACGATTACACGTCGGCCTGGATGGACGAGGTTCGGCAATGGGCCTCGGAAGGGAAGAGCGTAGGCAGGGTGCATGTCGTAACCCGCCCGCTCTCGGACTACCTCCGGTTCGAGTTCGAGTATTACTACCGGCACCACGTGAAGGCGGGCGAGGATATCCGCATTCTCGACCTCACTGACCGAGAGAACCCGGGGCTTCCAGGTCAGGACTTCTGGATGTTCGATGAGTCCAAGGTGGTGCTGATGAACTACCGAGCGGACGGGACACAGATTAACCGGGAACTGTACGAGGGTGATCCTGAGCCGTATCGGCAGTGGAAGCGGATTGCCGTTGCCGAGTCGGTTCCATTCCTGGAGTACGTGAGCGGGTGACGTTCGACCCTGAACAGTTGGGGCAGCCGAAGCAAGAACTGGCCGTCCTGCTGAAAGAACTACGTAAGCGAGCCGGCCTCACTGGGGACCGGCTCGCTCGGCGTTGCAACATGTCCCAATCGAAGATCAGTCGGATCGAGAACGGGAAAGCGCAACCGAGCCTGCTCGACCTGGAAAGAATCCTCCGGGCTGTCGTTGCTCCGCCCGAGGTCATCGAGGAGGTCATAGCCCTCGCGAGGCTGGCCAATACCGAGTGGCAAGACCTGCGCTCGCTACGGCGACGGGGGCTGGAGAAGAAGCAGACCGAACTTGCCGCGCTCGAATCCTCCTCTACCGAGTTCCGTTTCTTCCTGCTCTCGATGATTACGGGACTGCTGTCCACCCCTGAGTACATCCGGGCCAGCCTTGCCCATTCACCGGCTGATGTCACTAAGACGATCGCGAGGAAGCTGGAGCGGCAGGAGGTTCTTTACGACACGAAGAAGCGGTTCACCTTCATCCTCACCGAACAGGCCGTGAGGTGGCCACTCCTGCCCCCGGCCGCGATGGCGATGCAGATTGACCGGCTGGCCTCACTGACCCACCTGCCGAATGTGAAGCTCGGTGTCATCCCGATCGCGGGCCATAAGCCCATGGCTCCGATGGACACCTTCACTGTCTACGACAACACCCTGGCCACTGTGGAGAACACCACCGGAGTCGTGATCCTGAGAGATCCGCGCGACATCGAAATGCATGTGGAACTGTTCTCGACACTGGAGGGATACGCGCTGTTCGGGGCCGAAGCGCGAGCCTTGTTGACGGAGTGGGCTACCGCCTGCCGTTCATGATCTTTAGTCCATGACGGGAAAGAACTACACAGCCGCCGCTTTCTGGGCCAATGATTTCCCCCATGACAGCGACCGAGCGAAACGAAGAGCGGGTGCGTTACGGCGTAGGTCAGCGGTTGGAGTACCGGCGGACGTTCGGCCCTGATGGTGGTGTGCGCTCGTGACGGGGCGCATGACTCTGCGGGTGTCGTACGACGGCGGCCGGACGTACGGCCCGGTTCGTGAGGTGCAGGTGGAGCCGCGCCATGCGGTGATCCTGGGTTCGCCGACCAAGTACCCGCCGTGCGGGTGCCCTCGGTGCACGGGTCGCAGTTCGTTGCCTGCCAGTGCTCTCCGCCCCGTGGTGGTGGAGCCGAAGGCGACGTGATGCGTCGCCTGGGCCACTGGGTGCTGCGCCGCTTTGGCCGGTACGCGGGGCCGCTCTACCTGGCCGCGATCCTCGGCGGCTGTGCCCTGGTTCTCGCTGGAACCCTGGCGTTCCGGTAACTGCCGCACTCGTCGCTGTCCCCCTTTGCTTCCTGCCGGATTCCCGGCGGGAGTGCCCGAGAAGAGAGGTAGTCCGATGGTGGAAGAGAACACCGGTTCGGTGGCCCCCGAGGGGGGTGGCCTGCTCGTCGCGAAGCGGAAGATCGTGGCCGCGCGCACCCGTGCCGAGCAGGAGTCTGACGTCAGCAGTGGCCGTTCCGACGGCAACGACTGACGGGAGCGCCCACGTTGCTTGATGCAGCCTCGTGGGCGGGGCGTCTGGGCGGGGACAGGTTCCTCGCCCAGACGTACCACCGCTCATACGCGCACTTCCCCGGGGTCGCCGACACGGCGGGCTTGTTCTCCTGGGATGACCTGAATCGGATCATCGCCACGCAGCGGCTGGAGCCGCCCCGGCTGCGCCTGTCGGTCGACGGCGAGATGGTCCCGCTCCACCGCTACGCGATCCCCACCACGAACCGCCGCGCGGTCACCTGGTCCCGCATCCAGCCGTCCGACTTCCACGCCCAGCTCAGGGACGGGGCGTCGCTGGTCCTTGACGCGGTGGAGAAGATCCACCCCGCCGTGGGGGCGGCTGCGGAGGCACTGGAACGCTTCCTCGGAACTTCCGTGCAGGCCAACGTGTACGCCTCGTGGACCGAGCGGGAGGGCTTCGGCCGGCACTGGGACGACCACGATGTGGTCGTGGTCCAACTGCACGGCTCAAAGCGGTGGCGCCTGTGGGGGATGACCCGTGAAGCGCCCACCTTCCGGGACGTGGAGTCGCCGGAGGAGCCGGAGGGCGACCCGATGGCGGACCTCGTTCTGTCCCCGGGCGACGTGCTCTACCTGCCGCGCGGCTGGTGGCACTCGGTCACCGCCGATCAGGGGACAGAGTCCCTCCACCTCACGTTCGGGATGGTCCCGCACACAGGTGCTGACCTGATGCTGTGGGTCGTCGATCAGCTCAGGGCGTCCCTCGCG is a genomic window of Streptomyces sp. WP-1 containing:
- a CDS encoding DUF6879 family protein; translated protein: MHLDGDAWNDCFDSMEREAWRLETLPVYTMPQEAERLKRFLAGEKSPDDYTSAWMDEVRQWASEGKSVGRVHVVTRPLSDYLRFEFEYYYRHHVKAGEDIRILDLTDRENPGLPGQDFWMFDESKVVLMNYRADGTQINRELYEGDPEPYRQWKRIAVAESVPFLEYVSG
- a CDS encoding helix-turn-helix transcriptional regulator, whose translation is MTFDPEQLGQPKQELAVLLKELRKRAGLTGDRLARRCNMSQSKISRIENGKAQPSLLDLERILRAVVAPPEVIEEVIALARLANTEWQDLRSLRRRGLEKKQTELAALESSSTEFRFFLLSMITGLLSTPEYIRASLAHSPADVTKTIARKLERQEVLYDTKKRFTFILTEQAVRWPLLPPAAMAMQIDRLASLTHLPNVKLGVIPIAGHKPMAPMDTFTVYDNTLATVENTTGVVILRDPRDIEMHVELFSTLEGYALFGAEARALLTEWATACRS
- a CDS encoding cupin domain-containing protein → MLDAASWAGRLGGDRFLAQTYHRSYAHFPGVADTAGLFSWDDLNRIIATQRLEPPRLRLSVDGEMVPLHRYAIPTTNRRAVTWSRIQPSDFHAQLRDGASLVLDAVEKIHPAVGAAAEALERFLGTSVQANVYASWTEREGFGRHWDDHDVVVVQLHGSKRWRLWGMTREAPTFRDVESPEEPEGDPMADLVLSPGDVLYLPRGWWHSVTADQGTESLHLTFGMVPHTGADLMLWVVDQLRASLALRRDIPRFGSSAEQSDFIDAVRREVADMMADPRLVERWAESIDTTDLGHAIPSLPYVGELPARGEIAVKLTTPRGRLTANREQGTVTFSAAGTAWDFAESAAPALGTLLTNQPTTLGELADSAGLEVKEVAELVSVLIDGHAVAVVGTAL